DNA sequence from the Carassius carassius unplaced genomic scaffold, fCarCar2.1 SCAFFOLD_96, whole genome shotgun sequence genome:
cagatcccctgtaaagaccttgtctcagaggagcaccaggacaagaccacaggaaacagatgattcttctgcacaatctgactttgctgcagcctggaattgaactactggtttcgtctggtcagaggagaactggcccccaactgagcctggtttctcccaaggttttttctccctAACCCCACCCCTCTGCCCCATGCACcgcttgtccaaatacccacacttacGCTCTTGGTCACTTGAAAGCATGTGCGTGTTACAGGAAGGAAGTGTGCAAGACTGTCCAGATCCTAAAAACATCAAAGAGCAGTGCCCTTAACACACACTAGATCCACACTATCTCAAATACCACTCTGGAGCAGTATTCGAGGCTAAGTCTATcacatcatgcatcatgttgtggAAATAAATCCCGAGACTTTTTGCCAAGATTGCAAGAGGTAATGGAAACCATTCCCatgtaagttaaatattaataataattagatattacatataatttggtagtaaaacgaAGTGGTACATGTTTTATTGCTGCATAgagtagtatatttattttgtacaacatttggGACTTAATTAGAAGCATcacaaattaaaattgtcaaggtaaagggactactgaacagaaatttagaagttgattttaaaatgtaaagtatttcaaattaaaataaagctatgtaaacacttgcatttttcaatactataagtgtgtcccatcaggtgATGAAAACTTGGGCCAAACACAGGAACTACATCATAGAAGTAATCAAGTAGTCAAGTGCAAGGACTGCAAGTGTGTGTATTTGGACAAGGCTCATGCCCCACCCCTCTTACCCACAGCCCCGCCCATCCCGTATGGCCACGCCCCTCTCTTCTGTCTCCACTGAGCTTTGCTTACAGCATTGTCTGGTTGTTCTTGGCTCTGTTTTTGTCTATTAAAGCACGTCTGGCTTCAGTTCAGGTGCTCAGCTCAATCTGAATGCCAAGTCTTCATGAAAATAGAAGTGTATTGCAAGCTGtcaacattaatacatttttctttgacAGCAAAGTGAGTGAAATAAATGTTGGAGATTTTTCTATTTGGGGACATTTACTGTCTGGCTCCACATGGCTCACTTTAGATTTATTCAAGCTTAAAACTTTAATAACGTCTTCTACATTTTCAGTCTTGAGTTTAAATTGTGAAAGTTGATAAAGCATGCTAAAATCATGATACTGTTTTCTACATATATTGGGTTGTGGAATAGATTTTTAATTCAGAAACACATCATATTCTAATATAAAACTGACATCGCACACAATATTGAACTGATAATCATTCAACTGCtttactttcaaataaaatagaaatgttcagcatatatgtcttttatttatttatttgaaaaatatattttgtctttcAGAATTTCTTAAGTGATGACAAGACTTGATCACTAAAACAAAGGATGATTACCAACTCAGCGCACGTTGTTGGTTAACATGTATTGTGAGGTGATTTAACTTAACAGAGCAAGATCATAATCAAATCAAGTCATTATTTGAAGTTGTGATGGTGATGATATTTGCAGTGACAGCATGGGTGGATCAGATGGATAGTACAGGACACATGataaacacagaaacaaacagtCAAGTAGTGTATTATAATAATCATCCGTAACAGTGCTAAATGGGGCTAGTCGTGTCACATGACCATAAAACAGCCCGGACCAATGACTAGcattaaaatattgagaaaacaTGACATTTACAACAAAACGATAACATATTTGGACACGGACTCTCACTAAGATTACATTCAGCTATATAATGTTGATCTGAGACACTGGAGGCCGACACGAGCAGGTCTGAGATCAGAGGATCATCATCTGGCGAGTGTTTGAACATCTGCTGATGTGTGTGCTCTTCACGCCGTCTTCTTGCGCAGGACGAAGTAGGTGATGCAGGAGATGAAGGTGAGACAGACGGAGATCCAGGCCAGGATGAAGGAGGCTCCGTACCAGCCCGGTTCCTTGTCTTTATGGAAGATGTCCGTGTAGATGGAGGCCGCGATCATGATGCACAGCCCTGAGGAGCACAGACACAGTCTTCAGAGAGGggcgtgagtgtgtgagtgtgtgtgtgtgtgtgtgagtgttacaCGTACAGGCCAGCAGCTGGAATGCTCCGGTGAACAGGAAGCGCTTTCCTTTAGGTAGTGTGTAGAGCTGAGCCACGAACACGAACAGCCCCAGGATGCAGAAGATGCAGGCGAGCACAGAGCTGGCCTGAACCGCCTGCAGATACTCTGAAACACACACGACAGACCAACACCTGAGCGTCTGAAGACTCGCCCCCCCGAGACATCCTATCAGATATACTCTAAAACATGTCACCATTCGGTTCCGGGAGAAAGTCAGATACACCTCGGATGGCGAGTAGAACAGgcacatttttgggagaactaagaCTTTAAGAATCacttcaaataaatacataaagaaaagATGTAAAATGACAGTTCAAAAACAGTACATGTCTGCTGCTGTGAGGTAAAGAAGCATTAAAGCCAACTTTGAGAAGTACTGCTTATTACAAAACTCTTTGCAGACTAGAATgagatttacatttaatcatttagcagacgcttttatccaaagcgacttacaagtgagaacaatagaagcagtcaggtcaacaagagaacaacaacagtatacaagtgccatgacaagtttcGGTT
Encoded proteins:
- the LOC132136704 gene encoding epithelial membrane protein 2-like; translated protein: MLVLLAAIFLLHIACICLLLAATIHNAWWITDTMSTDIWSRWILTAGGNWNYTEIPAFYPKEYLQAVQASSVLACIFCILGLFVFVAQLYTLPKGKRFLFTGAFQLLAWLCIMIAASIYTDIFHKDKEPGWYGASFILAWISVCLTFISCITYFVLRKKTA